The sequence below is a genomic window from Microbulbifer hydrolyticus.
ACAGGCTGTTCGGGACGCGCTTTGATATAGCTGGTCCACGTTTCCCAGCTGTCGAACTGGCGACCGTCGCTTGCAACAATCTCGTCCCCGGCTTTCAGCCCACCCTGTTCGGCAGGGCTGCCCGGCACCACCTGGGAAAGCTGCATGCTTACCGGAGGAATCCACAGCTGGATACCAATTTCCTGTAACGGGTCAGGCACTTCCTGACCTGCCAGCCAGCGCTCGATATCCGCATACATATGGTACTCAAGGGAAGAGTCCGGATACCGCACAGAGAATTTTATGTGCCCGGTGTCACCCAGGCGGTTGGCGAGACGCCAGTTCAGCGCCTGCCAGGTCGGTGTCGCCTGATCGTCGACAGCGATGATTTCCTGGCCTGCCTCGAGACCGGCAATAGCCGCCATGCTACCGGGTTCGACCTTGTCGACGATTGGTACTGCCCCCGAGGTACCGCCGAGGAAAACGCCCCAAAACAGCACAATCGCCAATAAAAAGTTGGCAGCGGGGCCGGCGGCGGCAATCGCCATGCGCTGCCACACGCTCTTGCGGTTGAATGCCTGATCCAGCTCTGCCGGAGCAACCGTGCCCTCGCGTTCGTCCAGCATCTTTACGTAGCCGCCCAGAGGAATAGCGGAAACAGTGAATTCGGTGCCGTGGCGATCGAAACGCGACACCAGCCTGCGACCAAAACCGACAGAGAAACGCAGTACTTTGACCCCACACCAGCGCGCCACGATAAAGTGACCAAACTCGTGGAAGCTCACCAGTACACCCAGGGCAATCAGGGCCCAAACAGCAGTTTGTAAGAAATCTAGCATGGGGTCAGTTTACATTGATCTCGATTGCGGGCACGGCTGGCCCCAATGGGCGCCGTACAACTCTTCCAAAACATCGCAGGCCCGCTCGCGAGCGATCCGGTCAGCCTGTTCGACTGCATCCAGGTCCGTCAGTTCAACCACTTCGCTGCTTTTCATGACCTTTTCGATCACCCGGGCGATCCCGGTGAACGGTAACTTCCCGCCCAGAAAGGCCTCTACGGCAACCTCATTGGCGGCATTCAGTACCGTAGGCGCGCTACCGCCCGCCTCCATGGCCTCGCGTGCCAGCCTGAGGCACGGAAAACGTGACTCATCCGGCGCCTCAAAATCCAGACGCCCCTGGCTGATCAGATCCAGAGCGGCGACACCACTGTCGATACGTTCCGGAAAGGCCAGCGCATGGGCGATGGGGGTACGCATATCCGGGTTCCCCATCTGCGCCAACAGGGAGCCATCCCGGTACTGCACCATGGAATGCACGATGCTCTGAGGGTGAACGACCACCTGAATGTCGACCGGACTGGCGTGAAAAAGATAGCAGGCCTCGATAAATTCGAGGCCTTTATTCATCATGGTTGCGGAATCCACGGAGATCTTGCGCCCCATAGACCAGTTGGGGTGGGCGCAGGCTTCGTCTGGCGTCACCGCTCCCAGCGCCGACAAGGGTTTAGTGCGAAAGGGGCCACCGGAGCCGGTGAGCAGAATCCGCTCCACGCCGGCCTTGTCAAGCGTGTCACAGGGGTATGGGAGACACTGGAAGATGGCATTGTGTTCGCTGTCGATCGGCAATAGCTGCGCGTCGCTTTCAGCCAGCGCAGCCATAAACAACGGGCCTGCCATCACCAGGGACTCTTTATTGGCCAGCAGGACCTTTTTACCGGCACGCACAGCAGCGAGCGTCGGCTTTAAACCCGCTGCCCCCACAATGGCCGCCATTACGACCGCCACCCGGTCGTCGGAAGCCACCTTGCACAGAGCGTCAACACCCCACAGGACTTCTGTCGGCAAGCGCTCGCCACTGAGCGAGCGCTGGAGCTGGAAGGCTTTCTCTTCTTCCAGCACCACCGCATAGCGAGGCGCGTATTTCCGGCACTGCTGTGCCAGCTCTTCCACACGCTCGCGCGCAGTCAGTGCAAATACGGAATACCTGTCAGGGTGGCGATCCAGAACATCGAGCGTACTGACGCCAATGGATCCGGTGGAACCGAGAACACAGACCGGTTGCGGGGTGCTGGAATACATGAAAACGAACTACCTCTGGGCCCCACCGGTAAATCGGATCAAACCGATTACGGAGCCAAATTTCGTCGACGGCCCACTTGCGGGGCGATACACGGACAAGATACGCCCTACTTATAAATACTTTGGAAGTTCACTGGCCAGGGCTGCCATGGTAAATACCGGCAGGGCTGCAGTGAGACTGTCCAGGCGATCAAGGATACCGCCGTGCCCGGGCAGGATACGACTGCTGTCTTTGATGCCCCGGTGGCGCTTGAACATACTTTCGACCAGGTCGCCAATTACCGACGCCAGGGCGGTCACCAGAACACCAAACGTGAACAGGATGGTATTTTTGGTCGGAAGATCGAAGGCGATAGACACGCCCAATGCCAGCACAAGGCAGGCAGCCAGGCCGCCAAAGAAGCCTTCCCAGGATTTGCCCGGGCTTACCTCGCGGGCAAGTTTGTGCTTGCCGAATTTTCGCCCCACAAAATATGCCCCTACATCCGCAGCCACTACCACGGCCACCACAAACAGCACCAGCCAGGCACCGTGCTCCTGCCCCTGAAGGATCACCACCGACAGCCAGGCAGGTACCAGCACCACAAGGCCAATCACTCCCCGGGCCCATCGGTTACCCCATAACATCGCGCTGGCAGGGTACCCCTGCACCCACAGGAAGGCCAACGCCCACCATCCGCAGGCAATCGCCAGGATCTGGCGTGCGCGGTCAGTATCGGGGTTGGAGAAATCGAAGTCGAATACGTAGCGTGCGGTGCCAACCAGGGCAGCACCCAGCACCGCGAGAAATACAAACCGCAAAGCGCGATTCAGATTGGAAAGATTGGCCCACTCCCAGCCGCCGAGCAGAATGACCCCGGCGATGGCAATAGAAAATGACTGCAGCGGCACCCAGAAAAGCAGTCCGAGAAAAAAAGCCACCAACACCAGCGCGGTAATTATTCGTTGTTTTAGCACCGTTTAACCCTTGATCAATTTATTCTGGTGACCGGCCGCATCGGGAATTTCAGCCGGGTCAACTTTGCGTCAGCCCTCAGGCCTGCGCCTCCAGGTCTCCCTGGCTGCGCCCACCATAGCGACGATCACGTCGCCGGTACGCGTCCAGGGCGCAATCCAGCTCAGTCGTATCAAAATCCGGCCACAGGGTTTCCGTAAAGTAAAACTCACTGTAGGCCGCCTGCCAGAGTATGAAGTTACTGATACGCTGTTCGCCACTAGAGCGAATCAACAGGTCGACCGGCGGCAGATCCGACAACTGCACATGCTCACCCAACGCCTCGTCATCAATGGAGTCCAGTGAGCGGCTGCCATTGACAACCTCTTCGGCCAATGCGCGGGCCGCCTGGGCGATATCCCACTGACCGCCGTAATCGGCAGCGATCACCAGCGTTCCGCTGTTACCTTCTCTGGTCAGCTCTTCTGCATCCGCAATCGCCCGCTGCAATCGCAGCGAAAAACGGTCCCGGCGACCGATCACCCTCAACTGCACCCCCTGCTCGCGCATTTTGCGTGCCTCGCGGCGCAGGTAAGACTGAAACAGCGTCATCAACAGCTCCACCTCTTTGGGCGGACGCTGCCAGTTTTCACTGGAGAAAGCGAACAGCGTAAGGACCTCCACATGACGCTCTTTACAGGCCTCAATCAGGTCCCGAATCCGCTCCACACCGGCTTTGTGCCCGGCCGAGGGTGACAACCCCCTGCGCGCAGCCCAGCGACCGTTGCCATCCATGATGATGGCAACATGCCGGGGGCCCGGCCGCTCATACGCTGTCACACCGGTACCACCTGTAGACATCAAATTTCCATCAGGTCTTTTTCTTTCACTGACAGTGCCTTTTCCACTTCAGCGACGTACTTGTCGGTCAACTTCTGGATTTCATCCGATGCACGACGCTCGTCGTCCTCGGAGATTTCCTTGTCCTTTACCAGCGCCTTCACTTCCGCCAGCGCATCGCGACGGTTGTTGCGGATGGAAACACGCGCTCCTTCCGCTTCGCTCTTGGCCTGCTTGATAAAGTTTTTCCGGGTTTCTTCCGTCAACATTGGCATGGGAATGCGGATGACCGCACCGGCGGTGCTCGGATTCAGGCCGAGGTCGGACTTCATGATGGCCTTCTCGATCTCCGGCACCAGGTTCTTCTCCCAAGGCGTCACAGAAAGGGTTCGCGCATCTTCCACGTTGACATTGGCAATCTGGGACAGCGGGGTGTCCGATCCATAGTAGGAGACCTGAATGCCGTCGAGAATGCTGGGGTGCGCTCGCCCGGTGCGAATTTTGTTGAAGTTGCTGCCCAGGGCTTCCAGGGCTTTCTTCATGCGCCCTTCCGCTTCTTTCTTGATATCGTCAATCACTGATCCACATCCTCTTCAATAAGTGTACCCTCTTGACCGCCCACAACGATGTTCAGCAACGCGCCGGTCTTGTCCATACGGAAGACCCGCACAGGCATGTTGTGCTCACGGCAGAGGCAGATTGCAGTTAAATCCATAACGCCGAGCTTTTTGTCGAGCACCGCGTCATAAGTGAGGCGGTCGTATCGGGTAGCATCCGGCACCAGCACCGGGTCGGCGGAATAAACGCCATCGACTTTGGTCGCCTTGAGCACCATTTC
It includes:
- the ispC gene encoding 1-deoxy-D-xylulose-5-phosphate reductoisomerase, which codes for MYSSTPQPVCVLGSTGSIGVSTLDVLDRHPDRYSVFALTARERVEELAQQCRKYAPRYAVVLEEEKAFQLQRSLSGERLPTEVLWGVDALCKVASDDRVAVVMAAIVGAAGLKPTLAAVRAGKKVLLANKESLVMAGPLFMAALAESDAQLLPIDSEHNAIFQCLPYPCDTLDKAGVERILLTGSGGPFRTKPLSALGAVTPDEACAHPNWSMGRKISVDSATMMNKGLEFIEACYLFHASPVDIQVVVHPQSIVHSMVQYRDGSLLAQMGNPDMRTPIAHALAFPERIDSGVAALDLISQGRLDFEAPDESRFPCLRLAREAMEAGGSAPTVLNAANEVAVEAFLGGKLPFTGIARVIEKVMKSSEVVELTDLDAVEQADRIARERACDVLEELYGAHWGQPCPQSRSM
- a CDS encoding phosphatidate cytidylyltransferase — translated: MLKQRIITALVLVAFFLGLLFWVPLQSFSIAIAGVILLGGWEWANLSNLNRALRFVFLAVLGAALVGTARYVFDFDFSNPDTDRARQILAIACGWWALAFLWVQGYPASAMLWGNRWARGVIGLVVLVPAWLSVVILQGQEHGAWLVLFVVAVVVAADVGAYFVGRKFGKHKLAREVSPGKSWEGFFGGLAACLVLALGVSIAFDLPTKNTILFTFGVLVTALASVIGDLVESMFKRHRGIKDSSRILPGHGGILDRLDSLTAALPVFTMAALASELPKYL
- the frr gene encoding ribosome recycling factor → MIDDIKKEAEGRMKKALEALGSNFNKIRTGRAHPSILDGIQVSYYGSDTPLSQIANVNVEDARTLSVTPWEKNLVPEIEKAIMKSDLGLNPSTAGAVIRIPMPMLTEETRKNFIKQAKSEAEGARVSIRNNRRDALAEVKALVKDKEISEDDERRASDEIQKLTDKYVAEVEKALSVKEKDLMEI
- the uppS gene encoding polyprenyl diphosphate synthase; translation: MSTGGTGVTAYERPGPRHVAIIMDGNGRWAARRGLSPSAGHKAGVERIRDLIEACKERHVEVLTLFAFSSENWQRPPKEVELLMTLFQSYLRREARKMREQGVQLRVIGRRDRFSLRLQRAIADAEELTREGNSGTLVIAADYGGQWDIAQAARALAEEVVNGSRSLDSIDDEALGEHVQLSDLPPVDLLIRSSGEQRISNFILWQAAYSEFYFTETLWPDFDTTELDCALDAYRRRDRRYGGRSQGDLEAQA
- the rseP gene encoding RIP metalloprotease RseP, whose product is MLDFLQTAVWALIALGVLVSFHEFGHFIVARWCGVKVLRFSVGFGRRLVSRFDRHGTEFTVSAIPLGGYVKMLDEREGTVAPAELDQAFNRKSVWQRMAIAAAGPAANFLLAIVLFWGVFLGGTSGAVPIVDKVEPGSMAAIAGLEAGQEIIAVDDQATPTWQALNWRLANRLGDTGHIKFSVRYPDSSLEYHMYADIERWLAGQEVPDPLQEIGIQLWIPPVSMQLSQVVPGSPAEQGGLKAGDEIVASDGRQFDSWETWTSYIKARPEQPVEVSILRDGTEQRVLVTPDAVKLDSGEEVGRIGVLPVAASWPDERVRRYHYGVLGAFSKGLDETWSKTVFTIDSLKKLLFGQLSTRNLSGPITIAKVAGTSADAGWQSFLSLLALLSISLGVLNLLPIPVLDGGHLLYYGIEAIKGSPVSERVQVIGLQVGMAMVLGIMALALYNDILRL